In Gossypium arboreum isolate Shixiya-1 chromosome 3, ASM2569848v2, whole genome shotgun sequence, the sequence CCTAGatgggaaatttatggggattCCAGCATCCactggcccatgttgaggcctcactgtgacagatggccttctaggaggtgcctcagTTTGTAGGGGCACATGAGGTGGGGTAAAACCCGGAGGGtaggtaggatcttcattatcttctcccgcattgatcaaagggcttttccccttttctaatccgccagccaatagacgagttaattgatccatcatgcttttctgggactctaacatatggtccctcatatcttgctgtatcttagccagttgctcttgcatctgctCTTGTAATTGTTCTTGCATCTCCCTTTGCATTTGTTCTATCCTTTCTAATCTACGGTCCATTGCTTTGGTTTCTGGCGGGTATAGTGGCTGTGTTCGGTTGCTTGATTCTCATTGGTTTCCAGATTAatgaaataattttgtttaatcagGGTTCTTTAGTGAAAGTTTAATGCAAATGTTacaatgtaatgcaaatgtatggaatgaatgcaaaagaaaggaagatgttgatcttgaattcaattccattagaataacttttctagaaaacatatttctttacatgaaaatatatTACATATGCGGTATTGCCCTTCATATCccaagtaaacgctgatcttttcttcatggtcgaatctTGTAAATTCTCTAAAAGATGCCTTTACTAGTtccttgctgcttaatctgagcctcgatctcttgcttacttatctccatgatactcatcaaaagTGCCGGCTCTTGAataatcttcgttggcaattaaatcaagtcatgtattccttcgtggacttccagctttctctcgtcatgcttttgttggcttgaatctctggcaatTACATTATGTATTCCTCCGTGAACTACCAGCTTTCTCTCAtcgtgtttacttggactatattcaggcgatcgcactataatctactttatcaagaaattcgtttccttatgacaaactattctatttaggaattgaatttcgaatcaacacattcttttctttgatgtaatgtaatgcaaatgcatgaacgcagaaaaaaaaggaaggcattgcttctaaatttaatttcattagaacaacttttctagaaagtaaattcttttacataaaacggactacCTATACGGCTTTTCTCTTGTATTCCAAGTGAAGACACCTATCTTCCTCTTCATATCCGGATCTTGTGGTCGAGTCGTGAATTCTCCAAGAGATGTCTATATTAACTCCTTTTTGCTCGATCCAGTTGCGACTCGTTGCTCACTTATTCTTGTGATACTTGTCAGCTCCTTTAAGAAGGTCAAGATGTGacggctctcgaataatctttgtcAGTTTCTGTCTTCAGGCAATGAAGCGAAGTCTTGTATTTCTTTACAAGCTATCAGTCTTCTTTCATGTGTTCACTTGGATCATAtttagacaaccgtattataatccactttatcaaaaaattcgttttcttatgacaaactgttctatttagcaatcaaatatgaattaacacctccttcctaggatgatgtaatgtaatgcaattataaacaaaacaaaaataaaacacgttagtgtaggataaataaataacaaataaagcaattgggtgaccactaggggttggagtggctctacctaggtgGGCTctaggtctctctatatgtggtttggttctagagtaagggtactgaaccagcagattcctcgatcctcacccattataggctcatttgaatcgagttcaattcaggagaatacatttccctatggctacacggagatgaaaatctcacgaaaccataggtacggatgtattccgaaagtgatccactatcttgcacagaggtgaaaacctcacgaaggcgtagtttttCACTcctacttaagggtgtgaccacaacggtcatgcaatgcaatgcgagaAGATATATGCATAGAAACTTGAAAcaattaaagaaaataggaataaaatgatgaaaagcAGATCGAAAACGGGTGAAAGCGCAATAAAGTGatcgtatatcaaaaccaaattctcaattttcgaaaaagacaaaagttaatcaacttgtggctagACTCTCTTATAAAACTCCCAGTGAGTCGCTAAgtcgtcgtaaccatttttttgaaaaagcgGTATCGACTTAGAGAAAAAAAGCaacagagtcgccaccaatctttttaggtgtgatcggatcaccttaagttaatcattttaataaaagttaagatttactaaaacaataattttggtctctgaaaatcgaaaatgagttcggagtcggttacgcatacgaggaaggattagcaccctcgatcgcccaaaattggtacctagttgattaattagtgtcttagtgtcgaaaatttgaaaacttgaaagaatttaaaatatgaccctctttgtaaagaaaatgctcaaatgttaaggaccttctcgtctcacaatataaaatgtcacatccagtaagttaggacacgacatcttgaattttcgagaacgagcttgccttttatataaaaattcgtgtatttcaaaaaGTTATTCATTAGTTAAGGTGagcgaggaaaatcgaaacccagtaagttaggcacGTTTCCTCAATTCTCAAACACttgaatattgcctttacttgcaaaaatcttatttcgatgtaacaaaatgccatacccgagaagttagggcacaacacctcgtatctccgagaataaacatttttcaaaactcatgtcacgatttaaaagagtattccgttatttaggttaaaggagaaaatcgaaacccaataagttagggcacgattgtctcgaattaccaaatactgaATATTACTTTataaaagaattattattgggttggatataatgataataagaataatattaaagtaaagtaaacaataatactatatataaatacatatatatatatgtatataatagaaatacacactactatataataataataaatatagaaatacaaaaagcaaatataataaaaatattaaattaaagtaataaaaacaatactatatataaatatatatatatacataaaaatatacactaatatataataataatagtgatagcaaaaataatgaaaatatgagtaatattaataatatattagaatacaaaagtaaagtaataacaatagggtgataataataataataatacaaacaataatacatatatatatatataataatagtagttagaaataaaaataataaaagtaacaataatgatagtaataatataaataaatatggagaggcatatataatataataataatataaataataatatatacatgagaaataataataatataaataatagtaaaaataataaaataataaaacaaagctctcaactctctttctcctTTTTCTAAATCCGTAGTTAATTAAAACTTTTATTTCATCATAGACCCTCCATGGGCACATCATCAGTACCACCACACACTGACAATGGGACCTAAAAAAACCTTTTTCagtaatgaaaatatgggtaaacttcttacttttatttttactttcgtataaaaaaaacaaaataaaattgaaaggaaaacaataaacaaacaaagaactaaagatgagaatagacaaaagaaacctcttttactttgatctttgattaatctccaaaaactagcctttccaagaaacaaaaacaaccttctttccaaaaaaacaaaaaaacacctccaaaaaataaaaaaaaatctcctccaaaacaaagaacaatcctcctccaaaaaacccaaaaccccctaaaacaaagtcttgaatggcttttatagccaaattttacaagtggagtggttggggtgATTTAGGTGGCCAAGAGTGGTGGAGttggtggccaaggtgggtggccaacaaaggtggtggattaggtggccaaggtttttatttatttatttatttttttttgtgtttgtgttgggattaggttgggccaaaattgggtttaggcttgtaactggataataggctaggtttaatttgggtttagttttattgggtcccgggcaaaatttgggtcttacaaTAGTAATTGCATGTCTGCATTATCCTTTTTTTATgttgaaatattttttaaaaaattacatttaattatttagttgattttaaaaatattaaaattattaaaaataaatagtaaaaattaaattgaagcgAAATTGAAGATGCATTCAACATTCACTGTAGAGCGAGTAGTGAAGCAAAGCCTGCTAATTATGGTGGTGTAGCATCCACCCGGCGCCGCTTCAGTGGCATCCCTACCTCGTCTCTCCACGTAGTTCCGTCCCTGGTCATCAACCGCCAACTAAGCTATGAACTCCCGGTCTCAGTACCAGTATCagcacttttattttatttaattcttaACCAATAATTTACCTACCCGCCGCAGCCTACCTTCCGTCGACAACCATTTAAGCTGTACGTTTTAATCACCTTCCTCACTATGGATTCAACCTTCTTCTCATTTCTCTAACAACCAAAAAAGTAGGAAAAAAATGGCTACTCATAATCTTGCTGTTATCCTCAAAAACCAGTCAAACGACGCTGAATTCCTCCTCCTTAAGCAAACTCCACCGCCTAAATTCAGCGAAGACCAGTACGATTCTTATGTGGATTCTGATCTCTGGGACCTTCCTTCCACGCTTCTCAACCTTCAACACGATCACTCCCACCCTGGGATCGTTATCCAGGGCGCCCAGTCCTCTCACAACATTGATTTGACTAAATTTGATGTCCAACTTGCTCTTACTGGGGtcaattttatttcctttttaaatgaataatttcattttCGAGTTTCTGTTATCTGATGGTGGTTAATTCGTTATTCTTTCTAGGTGCTGGAAAAATTGGGTTTAAAGGTGAATGATGTAGGGGAGTGGAGTTTGTTCAAGTATGTGGAGGAAGCTGAGTTCGGACCTGGGTTTCCAGTTAATACTGTGTTTATTATGGGCAAATTGTTGGACGGAAATCAAAATTGTCAAGGTATGTTTATTGTACTCGTTCATCAAGCTAAATATAGTTGGTTTAACTTTGTATTGGCTAAGTCTTCTAGAATCTCGATGCTTATTTCTAAAAATGCATAAGAGAAGTTAttgggtgaaaaaataaaatggagATTTTTAATTCATAGATTAACTTGATCTACAAAGGGCTTCAGCTGAGAGTTTGTTAAGttgtaaaattgatcaaattgggGCTCGCCAAAAAGAGGGCAGATTTTATCTTTAATTGTTACCAAAAGCTTATTAGCTATGAAGCACGGACACGCCGGAAAGTCCCTCGTACCTATCTCAACAGGTTACCCGACATGGACATGCCGGAATACCTACCAGACACATCAAAATAcggaaaaaaaaaaatcagatacGGCGAGACACACAAGGACACGGGATTTTGGTGGTTGAAAATAGTTGAAAACATCATAATAGTGATAGAAAATCTCTGTTTGAAACCTAGATCTAGACTTTATCGTTAAGATTTTCTAAACTCTAATCTGGTGCATGTGAGAAGTTGAGAGAGATATACTGAGGGTATTTTACAATATTTCGACACCATTGACAGCAGCTGGAGTGGCAGTGGTGACCCTGTTCTGTATTGTGTCGTACCCGTATTGTGTGTCTGTGTCTGTGCTTCATAGCTTATTAGAATGTTATTGTTCAAACCCTATGGGTTATGATTTTGTTGACTCTGTCACCAGAATATGCTGTAGCACAAGCAACTTATTGTTAGAAATGCTCCATTACTTGTTCAGGGCTGTGGAAGTGGATGTCTACTGAAAGCTGTCTTACTTGGCTTCTGGAGGTGAAACCTTGTAGTGATCGTGTAGGGCCTTTGGTAGTTCTTGCTCTTATAAACGACTCATTGCAGTCTGCTGCATGGACATTACCACCCATGTTGCGTTATCAGGTTTGCTGTCTTTCGAGTGACTGACTGATAATGATCTATCACAGCATGCTGCATTAGCCATAAGGAAGAATGTGGTCTAGACATTAACAATTTAGGGGTGTTTATGACCAAATTTTATGAAAGTATAACTTCCAAGGGCAGTAGATCGATTCTTAATTCCCTATTATTAGAAATCCATCTCTTTGTTTTCATGCTTCGATGAAGTTTGCTCCAGAAAGGCAAGTTATTGGAGAGATGATTAGGCTGtgctttttaatttttcaaagtgAAAATATGAATATGAAAGTCCACTGCCTACTTCTAGCAAATGAAGATTCTATTGCCAAAGAAGCTTTAAGTACAACTTTTAAGATTGCAGATTTTTAGCCTCTGATGTCCAGTTGGCTAGGAGAGTTTTTCTGGAAGTTTAAGGTCTGCTTTTCTGGGCACGTATTTTCATAGTTTTCAACTTATAATACACTTTTAGCAAGTACGAATTTGAAGTGTACAGAATTGATGTTTAACCGCTAGTGTGCTGCTAGATACAGGTAGTTCCTAGTGCTTGTAACAGTATAAGTCTATAAGACTATGAATGGAGTTGTTTATTCTCTGCTATGTACATCATCCTagaaataaaaattgatttatttCTCATCTATGTGCATACATTTTGGGTTGCCCTTTATCAGAGTTTTTATTGACCGTATGACGTGTATTCGTCATAATTTCTGGAATTTTTAAGGAAGGATTCCTTTATGAATGTAAAGGCTGTCAGCCTTGTTTGTTTTAACATCTTTCATTAAGTCTCCATAGGAATCCTTTCTTAATGTTTGCGTCttggaacatatatatatattatatgcatatgCATATCCATATATGTATACCTTTatgtacacatatacatataaaataggaTTTGGCTTAAGATTGTCCATCTTATTTTACTTGGAGAAAAAGGATTGACATTTTTTTATTGTCGTGATTACTTGAATTTAGAATTTAGCATTAAAATGTCTTTGTGGACTGAGATTTATTCTTTCAGGAGTATCCTCCTGGAGTTGTAATTCTACCTATGCGAAGTAAAACAAGGAAGCCCTTCCTTACAACGAACTTGGTAATATTTGCACCCAAACAAGTTTCAGATACAGTTGGGGATTGCAGCTTTGTTGCTCATGGAGATGCATTGATTGTGGATCCAGGATGCCGACATGAGTACCATGAAGAGGTATGAAAAACCTATTTGTTAGCATGAGTTGTCCCGTGCTTCCTTGAACAAACTAATTTCATTATGAGCTGCATTCTGCTATGTCAGAGTTATAGTTTGAGTATGTTGTCCAAGTTAACACCTCACTTCCTTGAAAACAAAAAAGGTGTGCTTATCCATGAATTGCTTTATACAGGATTCTTTGCTGGATTTCCTAGTTTATCTCTCAATAAAAGCAGTAACCTCTAAGTGAGCTTGCAGCTTCTCTGAGAATTGTGAGATGTCAATTTAACTGGTCTTTCAGTTCAATATAGAAGTTATTTTTACAGAAGCAACTTGAGAGTGATTACATAATGTTCAGTTTCCTAGTTTGATCATGAAAGGAAAGTCTGTGCTTTACAATATAGGTGGCATCAGTTTCACACTTTATAGTATGGGAGCATTTTCACATATGAATGGAATATTTCTATAGCAATTACGTTTTCTCTTTTGTCAAAAACAAATTAAAGGCTAGATACTCAAGTAAAATGGGAAAAGAAGACGATCATATAAACGCGTGAATCTTTGTTTAGCTCAGTACCTAGTCCATATCATTATAAAATAGTAAACTTTTACCCCTTAGTAATTTATatgattttctttttgtttatggTTATCTAACTGTGTAGTGTTCATTTTGGCATGTTTTACTTATAACTCAACATGATATTGACATTATTGTTTATTTGACCAGCTTAAGCAGATCGTAGCTTGCTTGCCTGAAAAGTTAATTGTCTTTGTTACTCATCATCATCTTGATCATGTTGAAGGTCGGTTTCACAAAGTATTTCTATCTGATATTATGTGATTTTTGCATTATTTAACATTTTTCATCTATCTAATTACCTCATTAAACCTAGGTTTATCTTTCTTAAATATACTTATTTTCTGCCCTAAAAATTCTCAAAAAAAGTGCCAAAGGTTAGAGTAGAAGGCCAAGTCGGGGGGGGGGTTGAAAAAGGAAACCCTGACGCTAAATTGATCCAGCATCGCAGCGCCAGAACAGCGTTGCACTGCTGGCCCTGCTGAAATTTTGGTGCAACAATGCCCATCGCAGTGCTATAGTGCCCATTGTGGTGCTGTGGTGTCAGTCCCTTTGGTCAGTTTTGTCATTTTTGCCCCTTTTTTATCTTGTTTTAATTTTCACCTTTGATTCGTCTGTTTCACCGAAGAAAGATTGTTAATTGATTTTAATCTACAAATATGAAAAATaagtaataatttttaattttaattataaaaataattattgaacGTGGTTGATCTCCTCGGGATTTCTCCTACGTCACAAGCAGCCCTAGTGTGTTGCCTCCAATGGTGCTCTACATGGATGATTGCTGGAGCCTTCATGAGTCTTGGGGTTTTTCTAATGCTAGTTGTACGATCGACAATCACAAACAAAAGTCATGTTCTTTGGTTTCACATTTTGACTGAAGAGAGTTGTAATGGCTTATAGGCTTGAGTTAATGTGAAACAAATGAGGCCTGGAGGCTTAGACAAGGGCAGCTAGGGTTTAGAATGCCTATTGCAGCTTTGTCTTGGATATAAATAATTATCAAGCAAACTAGAAGttgttaataaatattttttttttctaaaagttAATAAAGGATTTACTTGTGTTACTAGTGTTAAAACTCCAATATTGAAGCACAACAGTTACCTTCGGACTCCTAGTGTTTAATTTAACTTTAAACTGTTTAAATGAATTCATCCTCATATAGCTATAGGTTCGGCCAAGGCGGTATAATTAGGATTAATTCTCTTTGATTTATTTATCAGATGAATAAATTAATCTAGTCCTTTAATGTAGCAAGTAAATTCAATCTTTTACCCTTCTAAAGGCTAGCCAAAATCGAACACCCAAGTAAGCAATGTAATCACTGATTTTTCTTAGGATTTCAGAGCCTGATTTCTGTTCGACTTTTCACAGTCTATATAAAATCTGAATAGCTTGATTTATATTGTCAATCTCTTTAGTAAACACTTTCACTTCACAAGAGTTAGAGTTTTAGTTAAATTCCAATTCTCAAACTGGGACTTGGAAATCAAGATGACAATTTTgtaatttcaatttagtcatttttaagaAAGTCAAATTTGATTGAATCAAATTCTACCAAAGTGAGAAATTTTTTCTCTATTtgaacattttaaaaaaaattggtcaGGACATAGTATGTAATAGTTAGGAGATCATTGTACCTATGTCTTAATTAGGACTTTCATGAATGTATGAAACAATACGTTATCTTATTCTTTTTGTATAAATCAACACATTATCTTAATCATGTATGAATCTCATCCATTCTTAATTGAGAGATTATCTTATCCAATTAACCCTGTCcactttgtttaattttaaacATATATGGATTTTATTCAAAACTTGttatcaaattttcaaaattgaagttTTCGAATTTTTAGCTTCAAATTTAACCTTTCATTTGCGAGAAGTTTATTTTTCTGTACATGGCTCATTCAACTTCACTATGATTCATGCCATACTCCAAACATCTTACCTTAGGCATCCGTTCTTGGGACCCATTTGTGATGAGTTGAAATATGACAATACTCATATAAGATGACATGATATCACAAGTTAGAGTGCTAGTTACACAACTGTCACATGAGAACATTTTCCATGGACATCTGGATGACTCCAATGAGTGAAGTTCTCACAATGGGTCATGTTCGATGAACTTGTTTCCCAAACAAGTGCCTACTTGTTCTCCCAAGTATCCCCATATTTTAACCTAAGAGATCTGTTGCTTACTTCACAAGTAAGAAGGTAACATGTATTAGTCTCTTGTCTTGTCAATGTCTTGTCTTGACAATACTCAACAAAAGCGTTTTCTGGAACATGAATTTATGCAGAAGAATTCCATAATTATGACTTATAATTCCTTTGCCAGGCCTTGTATGTTTCATGAAATTCATCCCATTAGTACCTTAATAATTTAGAAGTTATTGTACTATCATGAAGGAAAATCTTGTATTACTGCCTATTAGTGATGATTTTGCTTTGTTAACTAATATATCTTATTTCCAATCTAATTGGCACTAGGGCATTTGTTCATTCAGGTTATATtgtaaaaaatgataataaatggGGAAATTTTGAATCGACCAGCTTGCTATTTGTAGATTATTGGGAGCTTTTTAACTTGTGGCTCATGGTTAAGTCTCCCATTTGTTAGGGCTGTTCCCATCTTTTactaaattttcattattttcatgGGAGAAAAGAACAATCATCCTTGATCAATGTAGGATTTAGGGTTGATATGTTCGGGCTTTTTAACGAATAGTGAGGTTGATATGGTCATTATCTTGTGGGAACAAAGGTCTTGGACTTATAGATAGGTAGAAACCTATCTTCTAGTATTTAGTATCGAGCTTTGAATAGGGAAGTAGTGAGCCTTTTAAGTAATTGGGTCATTGTAGGTACTCAGTTTTGGCTACTAACATTTATCTCTTTCCAGATATGATAAAATTATGTTTTAGGAAATTGCTCTTTTAAGGTTAATAACAGAGTTTAACTCAGAACAGATAGCAATGTTGCTTCACTTAATATCTCTTCCGGAAAAACAACTGTTGTTTGGAATAATTGTTGTTTAGAACAACCGTTGTTTGAGAATAGCTATGTCTGGAATAGTTATGTTTAGAACAAGGTTTCAGTTCGGTTCACTTTAATTTAATTGGCTAATTGATTTTTTGCTCACCTTAATTTGGAGCCATATTTTCATGATTTTTCAAAATGTTATATACTCGAGGCTATCCCTTACGATTTCCATGCCAACTGAGATTATTTCTTCCAAAGTAACGTGCTCTTAGTTGTATATTAATGATTATAATTACTTTTCTAGATGCATGATATGGGTCCATTTGCTTTGCTGTCATGAAAAGTCTAtactgaatatattgatttatggTTTTTCTCAGGTCTTTCAATTATCCAAAAATGCAATCCTAATGCTACACTGCTAGCGCATGAAAATACTATGCGTCGCATTGGGAAAGGTCAGAAAtggtgtttatatttgaattctTATCATTTTGTTTCTATAGCCTATCTGCTAACCCTACTAGTTAAAAAGGGAGGCAGAACTCTAAGTTTACTTTCCTTTAATTATGGATTCACAAAAAACAAAAGGCTACTGAggatatttttctttctttaactTGTGAGGCATATTAGTAGGTAAATGCCTCATCCAAGCCTGATGATTCATTGCATGACTGAAACAAGTATATACCCTATTAAATAGTTTGTCATAATGTTACTCATAAACTTGACTTACCTCAAGATTCTTTGTTTCATGGCTTAGTTGTGGTCGTATGTTGACAGGTGACTGGTCTCTTGGTTATACCTCAGTTTCTGGAGAAGAAGACATTTTAGTTGGTGGTCACAGATTGACTGTCATTTTTGCTCCAGTATTTCTCTTTTAACTCTTGATCTCTTACAAATTGTTCATTCTGTTCTTTTTGATTAAATGATTAGGTTGCACTCTAGTCTAGACATTGTGACCTGGTCCTACCTAAACAGACAGATTGCAAGATAGGAAAAAATAATGGGGAACATATTTTTGAAGTTGTGA encodes:
- the LOC108475966 gene encoding uncharacterized protein LOC108475966 isoform X3 produces the protein MATHNLAVILKNQSNDAEFLLLKQTPPPKFSEDQYDSYVDSDLWDLPSTLLNLQHDHSHPGIVIQGAQSSHNIDLTKFDVQLALTGVLEKLGLKVNDVGEWSLFKYVEEAEFGPGFPVNTVFIMGKLLDGNQNCQGLWKWMSTESCLTWLLEVKPCSDRVGPLVVLALINDSLQSAAWTLPPMLRYQEYPPGVVILPMRSKTRKPFLTTNLVIFAPKQVSDTVGDCSFVAHGDALIVDPGCRHEYHEELKQIVACLPEKLIVFVTHHHLDHVEGLSIIQKCNPNATLLAHENTMRRIGKGDWSLGYTSVSGEEDILVGGHRLTVIFAPGHTDSHMALLDVSTNSLIVGDHCVGQGSAALDITSGGNMTEYFQTSYKFLELSPHTLIPMHGRVNLWPKNMLCGYLKNRRNREESILKAIENGAETLFDIVANVYSGVDCSLWTAAASNVRLHVDHLDQQKKLPKGFSMENFIDSLVAFESLVVAFEPNSGEL
- the LOC108475966 gene encoding uncharacterized protein LOC108475966 isoform X4; this encodes MATHNLAVILKNQSNDAEFLLLKQTPPPKFSEDQYDSYVDSDLWDLPSTLLNLQHDHSHPGIVIQGAQSSHNIDLTKFDVLEKLGLKVNDVGEWSLFKYVEEAEFGPGFPVNTVFIMGKLLDGNQNCQGLWKWMSTESCLTWLLEVKPCSDRVGPLVVLALINDSLQSAAWTLPPMLRYQEYPPGVVILPMRSKTRKPFLTTNLVIFAPKQVSDTVGDCSFVAHGDALIVDPGCRHEYHEELKQIVACLPEKLIVFVTHHHLDHVEGLSIIQKCNPNATLLAHENTMRRIGKGDWSLGYTSVSGEEDILVGGHRLTVIFAPGHTDSHMALLDVSTNSLIVGDHCVGQGSAALDITSGGNMTEYFQTSYKFLELSPHTLIPMHGRVNLWPKNMLCGYLKNRRNREESILKAIENGAETLFDIVANVYSGVDCSLWTAAASNVRLHVDHLDQQKKLPKGFSMENFIDSLVAFESLVVAFEPNSGEL
- the LOC108475966 gene encoding uncharacterized protein LOC108475966 isoform X1, with amino-acid sequence MATHNLAVILKNQSNDAEFLLLKQTPPPKFSEDQYDSYVDSDLWDLPSTLLNLQHDHSHPGIVIQGAQSSHNIDLTKFDVQLALTGVLEKLGLKVNDVGEWSLFKYVEEAEFGPGFPVNTVFIMGKLLDGNQNCQGLWKWMSTESCLTWLLEVKPCSDRVGPLVVLALINDSLQSAAWTLPPMLRYQEYPPGVVILPMRSKTRKPFLTTNLVIFAPKQVSDTVGDCSFVAHGDALIVDPGCRHEYHEELKQIVACLPEKLIVFVTHHHLDHVEGLSIIQKCNPNATLLAHENTMRRIGKGDWSLGYTSVSGEEDILVGGHRLTVIFAPGHTDSHMALLDVSTNSLIVGDHCVGQGSAALDITSGGNMTEYFQTSYKFLELSPHTLIPMHGRVNLWPKNMLCGYLKNRRNREESILKAIENGAETLFDIVANVYSGVDCSLWTAAASNVRLHVDHLDQQKKLPKEFSVQRFHKTWVPFFLKWTCAYVSSRIQFKCPKLKISSLLITGTVIGIAGYSLGKKACFHLSETGKGA
- the LOC108475966 gene encoding uncharacterized protein LOC108475966 isoform X5 → MATHNLAVILKNQSNDAEFLLLKQTPPPKFSEDQYDSYVDSDLWDLPSTLLNLQHDHSHPGIVIQGAQSSHNIDLTKFDVQLALTGVLEKLGLKVNDVGEWSLFKYVEEAEFGPGFPVNTVFIMGKLLDGNQNCQGLWKWMSTESCLTWLLEVKPCSDRVGPLVVLALINDSLQSAAWTLPPMLRYQEYPPGVVILPMRSKTRKPFLTTNLVIFAPKQVSDTVGDCSFVAHGDALIVDPGCRHEYHEELKQIVACLPEKLIVFVTHHHLDHVEGLSIIQKCNPNATLLAHENTMRRIGKGDWSLGYTSVSGEEDILVGGHRLTVIFAPGHTDSHMALLDVSTNSLIVGDHCVGQGSAALDITSGGNMTEYFQTSYKFLELSPHTLIPMHGRVNLWPKNMLCGYLKNRRNREESILKAIENGAETLFDIVANVYSGVDCSLWTAAASNVRLHVDHLDQQKKLPKF
- the LOC108475966 gene encoding uncharacterized protein LOC108475966 isoform X2, which gives rise to MATHNLAVILKNQSNDAEFLLLKQTPPPKFSEDQYDSYVDSDLWDLPSTLLNLQHDHSHPGIVIQGAQSSHNIDLTKFDVLEKLGLKVNDVGEWSLFKYVEEAEFGPGFPVNTVFIMGKLLDGNQNCQGLWKWMSTESCLTWLLEVKPCSDRVGPLVVLALINDSLQSAAWTLPPMLRYQEYPPGVVILPMRSKTRKPFLTTNLVIFAPKQVSDTVGDCSFVAHGDALIVDPGCRHEYHEELKQIVACLPEKLIVFVTHHHLDHVEGLSIIQKCNPNATLLAHENTMRRIGKGDWSLGYTSVSGEEDILVGGHRLTVIFAPGHTDSHMALLDVSTNSLIVGDHCVGQGSAALDITSGGNMTEYFQTSYKFLELSPHTLIPMHGRVNLWPKNMLCGYLKNRRNREESILKAIENGAETLFDIVANVYSGVDCSLWTAAASNVRLHVDHLDQQKKLPKEFSVQRFHKTWVPFFLKWTCAYVSSRIQFKCPKLKISSLLITGTVIGIAGYSLGKKACFHLSETGKGA